GGCTGCTCTCCTCAAAGAAAAACTCTGAAACAAAAATAAcgtaaaaaagaataaaaaataaattttgttttttttggctTGAAACTTCTCTAATCTTTgtatttgaaataaaattgaacTACGTAAATGATCATTATTGATGTGTTTTGCACGTATTTGtccctaaactttaaaaatcTTATTAGTCCATGGATTAAGtgtaattatatttatagtatttttttaatattctatcACGATTTTAAACCAAAAATACCTTCAAAGCATGGAAGGCATTTTTTCACTTTCATATTCAAATCCAAAAATACATTCAAAGCATGGAAGGCTTTTTTTACTTTCATATtcgatatgatattttctttatcttttatcTACGTACAATTGTAATTGTGACGAAGGTACAATTGTAACGACTTACTTGAATCTAAATTTCACATAGATATTATAAAAGTAACTGTGGATGGATTGAGAATAAAATATGGGATGAGTAATCTAAGGAAAGTCACACTAGTGTGTTGAATATAAATTATTGTGGTTATAATCCATCAGAAATTAGATGTAAAACAGAGATAGCTAGCTGGAGATTCATGCATATCCAATTGTTTCCTATGTGGCAAACAAAATGGATATATGATGCTCTTTCTATCAGTCTAACTTGTAGCGAacccaaaatgcatattttttggggatggaggtagtatattttattataaaatcaatatataaaaataggtctGGCTTTATTACATTAAgtgaaataattttttaaaactcgtatgggtcaaatatgagatatttaatgatGGACGGATGGAGCAAATATTTTCACTAGCGTTATATTGAGAACGTGTTGTATGAAAAAGTATAGAAGGATGTTTTATTTGAGTGGGTGTGAGGGTCCTCACATCACATCACATAAATAACGTGACGATATTCCTTTTTCCTCTTTGGTGGTTCGTATCTAGctttcctttttcatttctctcaAAGGGAAAGAGGGATTTCAAACTCAGAACCCATTTCAGATTTCAAATACTTTAGATTATGctcttttacttatttttattgtcaaaataagaaaaaataaaataaagtgaaaaatgatTATTCGCACGACAGAATATAATTCGTTGAATTAAATGcgtatgttttttttactaattttttttagctTTTACTTTACCTCTCTGTTTTTTTCATTGAAGGTTTTTAACTTTGACCAGAAAAAATGGAGTGGGGCTGTAAAACCTGCAGTTAAATAAAATCACACGTGTTGCGTATGCATTGGAGAcagtaaaatacaaaaataatgtCTGAAGCAAAGAATAAATTGAAATAATGCAACTGCCGTATGTTCATTATTGGCCATCATCACATTACTTTATAGACATACTATCTTGGAGTATTATAAAGCATTTTTACTttactataatttttaaaaaaaatcaaatttgatTACGAGAGTTCATCCCAAAACAAAATTAGAGTCTAAACAATGGTAATCTTACACTCCCTTCTTTATAAATAGTTTTGAGGCAATTTTTTTTGGATAGGATAATTAAAAGATTAAAATGTTAGTTAAagatagaaaataaagtaaataaagaataaacaaagaaagagtaaagtgtgagagaaataaaatttttgctaaaaaaatgaaatgactcaactatcttGAAACAatctaaaaaagaaattgattCAACTACTTTGAGACGAAAATGTTGTACCAAGTTAGAGATTGTTTTACAAATTAgattatggagtataaaatgGATCAAAATTCGAAATACCATCAAGAATTCGAATAAGTATAACTAtgccaccaattaaattcattttaatttagtAGTATTGTATAATATTGTACTTTCCCGTCCTCTAATATATGTCCCACTTTCATCTGAtccaaattttaagaaatatactgtaattgaaagtgagttgaaaagttagtggaatgtgtgtcatacttttatataatcGTTCCATCTCACTCAAGATGTTCACCTTTCATATATAGTTTGTCTCATTCAAAATGTCCACTTTCtctatttggaaataaatcccTCTCTCATCTACTCCCCCCGTCCGCAAATAGAAGTCtggtttttcattttggtctgtccgtgaataggagttctggttcataattactatatatGGTAAATAGGCCCCACATTCTATTGACTTATTCCAtacacatatcatttaaaactaatatatacaagtgagactcatatttaaCTAACTTTCTTTCagcttaatattttttaaattcataacagaagaaaatgatatttctatTTGTGGATAGATGGGGTATCATTTTGATAGGGTTGGAGATTATTATCTGTATATAAAGTGGGTGGGACCAAAACAAACAAGAAGTTCTGGGGCCATGTATCCTAATTTTCCTCTTTAAATTTAGTGAAATGGGTCCCTTGGAGGCcacaacaaaataaaagcaATTGTCAATGTTTTGACAATAATACAACCTCTATGTAGCTACTCTCTCACAATGGATATACGGATATCGTTCAGCCGTGTTATAAAGTTGGGGGATGCAATGTTTTCTCCATCTTTAATTcattatcataacaatccatctcaaaataaaaagattaatcAAAACCTGAGTCAACGGAGGCAGGGGCGACCATGGTGGATTTCCGGGAGGAAAATGGAAAACCTTCCTCTGCATTTGCCACTGAGTTGACAAAGGCAAAATATATACTTCTCCCGCCCCCTTCAAAATGTCCATCTTTCTTTTTGAATCTGTCTAACTTAAGATGTCTATTTTCCATATTTGGAAACAAATTTATCCTCCTCTCTACTCATCAAAACTCTCAACTACCTTTCCTCTCTCACTATATTACACTAAACTTCTCCTAAAACTTTGTGTCACTTAAGATTCTGGACATAATGAGACGGATGTAGTAGTTATCTAGCTTTTCAACTTGTTTCTCAAAATAGTTAGTAGTTGTTACACGTTTACATGCAATATTACATCCGCCTATAAAAAATAGTCATGTTTTTTAGTACTTATTTTGGaatgtccaccaaaattagtttCTAtcgatttaataaaaaatcctCTAATACGGTGGGTCTCTTTTACGCTAACCACATTTcaactttctctatctttatcttagtttaccaattttatattcttGCTGTTTCATAGTAGTTGAGTAACCATGTTGACATTTCGGTACCTTCCATAATAGtggaatcattttccttttttagtaaaaatcaacacatttcttctcgcttacattactctctcttactttattctctcttcatctcttttatcttcttcatttacttaacacaatttttcttaaatcacgtgccaaaaagaaacgaTTTCATTTCCGcagaacggaggaagtattaaaattcgtgttatCCATAactaagactattttttatgggccgaggtagtactccctccgtcctataaaaaaaaGACTTTTAGAACAATGccagttttaatgcataattggtaaaaatataagagagataaaataattatagtattgttagtgaaaatGTGGTCTATCACATTAGAATTAGAATGAAAAAAGttatccaaaataaaaatagactaTTTGTATGGAACAATTAAAATAGAAGAATAGTATTCGAATATGAATATCCAGAATTTCATCAAATGAACTTATTAACCTATAGCAtttgagtattatttttcattaaccactttaaccatttttttaatctttttttatttactaattttatataaaatttttaacgTTCATAATgaagactattttttttaacataacGTACTGCTAATATTTACTAGAGTATATGAATAGCATTTGAATATGATTTCCAAGAATTTCATCTAATGGACATACAGTGGATAGTGAAATATGGACTAATGTGAATTTGAGCCCAACTCCAAATCGAAAAGGCTAAAAAATGCCCGTTTAAATTTAAGCCCAATTAATGATTCAAAATAGATCAGTTTCATGACAGACTTATTCGTCGGAGAGAGAGGAAAGCAAGCTGGGCGGAGCTGCAGCGGCTCCGCTCCTCCCGCCGCAAAGAGAGGCCGTCCTATTGGCATTGGAAGCAACAGCGTCGCTTAATCGTCTGCTGCGACAGCTGTATCTGCAGCTTCCGGCGACACCATTTGCACTCCACTCCGCCTTCGCGGGTAATTATCCATTAAGCCCTAATTTCTCTTGTTCTGCTTATAATTATAGCTATTCTACTGATTCTACACAGAAATGCTGTGAAATCATTTGTGATTTTGACCTTTGTTACTTATTCTGcgtgttgatttattttatttaggttGTGATTTTGAAATGGTTTGTTACATTTTTTAGCATTTAGGTTAGAGGATTTCTTCTTTCGTGgtgtaattttatttactttctaaTTTGCTTATGATTTACTAGTTTTATTCGTCTTTGGCAACTGCTTTATCATAGCAGAATTACAAAAGAATAGCTATGGCTATTCAGAGTGGGTTTAAGAGTGTGAGTTGGCATGGGCATTGAATGCTCTCACATTGCTTTCATTCAAAGAGAAAGATGATGTTTGAAAAGATGCAACTCCTGTCGGATTGCTTGATGCTCTACTTCAAGTTGTATGTTATAATCTCTGCATGTTTATTTATCTGTTTCTGTGAATTGAGCTTACACAAATGGAGTATATACAACTAGAGCAGATGATGACTGTCGTGACATAGCTCTACCAAGGGTGAGACTGCTGGGTGTTAATTCTGCTGTTATGGATTCGGGAGCGAATATGAGACAGTTAATTCCGGTGGTTCTGTTCCACATCCTACGTAAGGCATAAACAACACTGCCTCTCCTGATTTATcatgtttatatatttttgcTTGTGGTGCTGGCTCAAATCCTGATGTGTATTTTTGTGGATGGTAGTAATGCTGGCTCTGCTTCTTCAAATAAAGATCCATCTGCACTAAAGAGTACCCTCAAAGTCTCTTCCTTCAGGTTGGTGGTTTGAGGAAGATGGTCTCTTTAACCTCGATGATGAAGGCCGGGCAGAAAAGTAGCGGTGTTCTGTAGCTGCTTCAAATATAATTAGGAACTTTTCTTTTATTGCTGAGAATGAACTTGCAATGTGTCAGAATCATCACTTTCTTGAAACAGTGTTCCAGTGTTTGGAAGATTATGCTACAGGTTATGATATTTGTGTGTCACTGCTAATAATATAGTGTTCCAGTGTTTGACAATGTGCAGCTGCTGACAAAGATCCTTCCTCATGCCGTGTGCTCCACAGATCATTGTGTATACGGCATATACAGAGTTAATTCTGGAGAACCTATTGCTGGAGCCTCAGAACAAGCCTAAGCTGCTAGGGTTCGAGAATGCGTTTGCAGAGATGCTCTTGTCTGATACAAGGCACACTGACACATTTACTCGGATATTACATGAATTGACATCTCATCACAGCAACAAAATCGCAGCTCGTGGTATTTGGGTCATGTAATACGAGGACCTCCTTTTCCTAGTTCTCAATAGGCGCAATTAGTTAGTTTCTTCATCTCGATAGCTCTAGTGTAATTTTAGTACATTAAGCTGTTCTTTttcttcatatatatatatatatggtcacTTCTAATAAACTCTACAAATTCATGTGTGGTGTATGAATGTCTCAATATCTAAGCACCTTGAATAAATTGTTTTTGAACAAGTGTAGAGATGGTTGAGTTTCAATCAGTTACAGGAGCTGTTGTTGACACAAGAGAAGTAGTAGATGATCTCGAGTAACGTTCGATGAGAAGCAGAACCTTAACCGCCTTCCTCTGCAGAAGCCTCTCATCACATAAACTGTGAGAAGCAAGCTGTCCGAGAGGCGCTCTCGCCATTGCACTGTACAAGTCCACCATCTCTGTCGACACGAAAACTTTCTCCAAAAGGATCAGCGCCTCTGTTTTCAGTGACTCTGAACCCCATCTCAGCACCTCCATTGTTGGTCCGATCGCTCCATACTCATGCAGCACTGCTGCTCCCCTCTGAGGTGAATCCTCCTGAACGAGGGTGGACAGCGTCTGGATCGCCTCATAGGCCGTGGCGTGGACCTTATCCTGCACCACCTGAACCAGATCAGGTAACGCGCCCCCCTCTAACAAACAGAACGCCGTGCTCACGCTGCAGGAGCCTCCATGGGCCGGGCACGTTGCAGCGTGTGCCCTAGGTAAGCATGACCAGAACCAGCCGTgcttctttatgtgcaggtcgCTCAGCTCTGGAGTTCGCATTGAGAGGTCGCCTAGCAGAGCTGCAGCTCTCGCACTCGCTGTGACTGAGCCGGCTCTGAGAAGTCCGGTGAGTGGAGGAAACGCGTCCAACTCAACCACTACGCGCTGTGACTTGAGGTTCGTGGGATCGGTGAACCTAAATAGTGCACTCAGAGCATTCTCCTTTGCTTCCCCTGTCCCTGATCTTATGATCTGGATTATCGCCTTTAGCCCTCCGAGCTCTATTAACTTCTCCGTTAACGACGTTTCTGACTTGGGGAGGTTGGCGAGCAGACCGGCTGCGGCCCTCTGCATGTCGCCCTTCTCAGAATTCTCAAGGAATCCGACCAGAGCCTCGAGGCGCCTAGGCTTGAGGAGGTACTCCACCACCCCCTCCGGCTCATGCTGGGAGAAGAGGAACACGAGGTTGATCGCCAGCTCACGTATCTCCTGGTTGGAGTCGTCGAGCAGAGCAAGAACAACGGAAATTCCACTACATGAAACAACTGCAGACTTCACCAGCCCGGCCTCGGACTGACAGATGCCAACGAGGGCTCGCAGGGCCGGCCTCCTGATTGAGTCGAGCGAATTGAGGTTGTGTTGGATCGCTAGCAGATTGGCAGTGACCGACTTCAGCTCGAGCTGGCCTCCATCTTCGTCCACCAGAAACGTCGTTCCATCGCCATTGGCAGATAGGTTTGCAAGAATCACAGCACATCACCCATTGGCAGATAGGTTTGCAAGAATCACAGCACATCTTGCAGTGACCGCGGGGAGGATGTGAGGCGAGGAGAGAAGCTTCACCACAAGAGAAATGCTTCCACCGCCACAGATGAGATGTTTGTTGCCCCGGAAGGTGGAGAGCTTCACGAGGGCGTGCAGCGAAACCTCCTTCGACTCAACGCCTCCGGTTGCCATCTCCAGCAGGGGTGGAATCACCCCCTCCTCACCAAGTAACTTGATCTTCTCATCATCCAGTTCTTAGCTAACAAGTTCTTTCACCATTGAGATTCTTTCTAGTACTGTGGTACAGACTAGGGCGGCTGGGATCTGAACAGCCACCAAAGAAGGCACCGGAACTTGACCGGAGAACTCACCGGCAGTTACAGAGTATTGAGAGAGGGAGATAAGAGAGAACGatatttcatttcattaattGGTTACCTATTGAAGAAGAGTACAATGCTATTTATAGAGGATTATCTATTCTACTTAATAACCACCTAATTAACTAGCTAATTCTCTTAATTGGCTTGCTGCTAACTAATTCCTTAACTGCACTTAACCTAATCTAACTGCCTCaacaaactctactcctttttaTGTATCATACTGATCCTGTTAGAGAAATGTCATAAGATTCCACAACAAAGATACTTCAAACAGTGTTTAATGATTTGAGATCGAACTAACCTTGGACCACCTTATCTATCAATGGTCTGAACCAGTTCACTCTAGCAGCCTTGATAATGTTACCATCTTCTTCACACAGTTTTAACAGTATTATTTCCCCTGCTAATTTAGACCCATTCTTGACTACAGAAACAAAAGTGGAACTATCTCATCGCATTGCTGAGAAAGCCTCTTGCAGCACGATGTGTTCCAGTTCGATCTATCAAGCAAAACCTCGTAAAGAAGCCTGACTGCAGCCTCCGATATGCTAGCATCCAACCCTAAGGCCACcagcaacgcgtcacgcgggtggcccgtattccgtcacgaaggaacgagacggcggcgtgacgcgttgcggcgccCCGTCTCATCCCCAGCCCGTTCCGTGTTCCGTCACGGAGTAAcgaatggcgagacgtctcgccacgcgccgaggctgCCGCGccccggcgccatgcgtgacgcccattcgctggcccgcgagtgggcatcgtcacgctgacgcaataaatcattttttaaaaaaaaatcgaattaaaaaaaaataaaaaagtggaaaacggtaatattacgtttatagccgttttccatttatttattattttttttactctataaatactcataattcatcctcatttcacacacaactacacatctattcttcccaaatcatcttcatttcctctccaattttcatctaacatctcatcacaaaatgtccggcgacggaaactccggcggtggcaGCTCCGGCGGGTgagatctcaacgcgttcggcgactgagagagcatgtacaacacattgggtgattccggttcgtcgacgccgggcacccagggttcgtcgacgccgggggtaccaaccacccaattttgacgtggatgcatacgcccgtccctccgccccgcggtattcgcagggattatcccagattcgggaggattattccgttgaacccactccagAAGAAGGTtgaggcgggggaggaggccgaggcggtggaagctctagggcggaggcggacgaggaggaggaggagggggatctaggccggcatccgtacggccccaaagaaagtaaaaaagtacagtggggctcgcgaatagtaatttaagggacagttaagggacggtttagtgACAGCGGTTGGCCTAAGCACAGCACTATCTTCTCAATCCCTCCTTTCTCTATGATGATAGCCTGCAAAAGAGTCGAAGTCAGACGGCATACATATGTCGAATCAACGTTGAAAAACATCAGCAACCAAATAAATTAACCTTGTTTCTAGCATGCCCCTCTATGATATCCTTCAAGGTCACCAACACCTTCTTCCTCGCAGCCTCAGTGATCCTACTCTCGAGCAAGGCGATGACACCCTCTGTCAGCCCTCCAATCGAAATCCAATCCTTGTTAATCGAGTTCTCTGCAACGAGGTCCTTCATCCGATCAAGAGCCTCCACGACACAGTCCTCCTTGTTTGATGCGATCATCGCCTTGCAAGACCGAATCTTGAGGCGGTAATTCAGCTCTCTCCACTCCTGTATGGACTGCCTCAGCTGAATGTCAGGCCTCCATGAGAAATCTTGAAGAACCTCCCCTGTCTCCGGATCTGACTTCTCACCCCGTTGGAACCACGCCTCAAGGGCCAACTTTTCACACGCAGTCCCCGTGCAGAGGCTCACAAGATCAGCCATCACGCAACGGGTTATGCAGCAGTAGAAAGCCTTAAATGGCTCGATGTATTCCTCTCTCGGATCATACCTTTCGATCACCTTAACCCTCTGCATATACTGGTTGCTCACCTGTTCCAGAAAGAAGACCTCAGCCCTCTCCTTCCTATTCTCAGCTTCCTCCTTTTCCCTCTTGAAGCCGGCTAGCTCCCTGCTGATCTCCGAGGGCTCGACTGGGACGCCCACGGCCCGTGCTATCTCCCTGAGCATATCATTGGCAAACTCTTTATCAAATGCCTGATCAGAGATGCCCTGATTCAGCTTGTCAACAATCTGGAGGCGGGCGTGGGAGGCCTCAAACTCTGCCCGCTGCATCTCGTGCTGCAGCCTATGCACCTGGTCGAAGATCCCTGACAGGACTTCAACGTTGGCGAGGGAGAGAGCTGCCAGGGAATCACCAATCTCTCTAGTGACATCCTGTATCTCCTTGACAATGTGCCTGCATTTTACTGAGGTAGAAGGGCCTTCTTGACGTTGGTCTCGAGCGACTCCAGCGCCTGCCTTGCAACGGGGGAGTCGTTCAGCTGCTGTGACTGCAGCTCCTTCAAGACGGGCTCGATGTCAAGGAGATGCTTGGCCAGGACACGGAAGCTTTCCTTGTCGAACACCACGTCCTTGGCGGCTTGGCTGATCTTGATGAAGATTGTTCCAATCGGTATGAGCTCAGTCATCTTTATCACTATCTCTTATTGCTGCCTCATTCAATCTTTACTTTTCTATCAGAAACAACTCCTCCTACACATAATATATATGGTGTTaaatagtaaaatgttgttgaaTGATAGGGCCACAAGGAATGAAATTTACACAAAAGAGCTGAGAAAAATCTACCTTGTACTTGAAGAAACTCAAAATTCTTGATTTTGGAGCCTTTGATGGAAAATGAAAAATCCCATTTTgtgtatataaataaaacagCATGGTTTAGAGTTTAGACTGAGTTGACTTGAAAAGTCTTCGGTGATTTTGTCTCTCACTTTCTTAATAAAGGAAAAGCGCGTTTGATtctaatttaattgattaataaCGAAAGGTCAAGTCATGTAAATTTCTCTGTTTTTGCTTGTGAATTTAACACGCCTTTCATTTTTCTAATATACCTTTTGAAAATCCAACACATTTATTAAGCATAAATTAttgaactaaaaaaaataactacAAAGTTTCTTAAACAAATCAGAAACATCGCATATCACAGTGAATCAAACATAGGCATCTGGATTCTGAATGAGGAAAGCTTCAACAGCCTTGTACATTCCCAACACCCTCTCTTTGCCTGTCTTCACTTCCTCCTCTTTCAGGCTGAACTCCCCGGCAGTGTAGTACTTGCTCGTCACCTTGGAAATCGCCCGACTCCTCCAACTTAACCTCGTACGttatcttctccgccaaagcaTCCCAACGTGTAGCAATACGTCAGTGTCTTCTCGTCCAGTTTGTCCACACTTAAGACTGATAAACTCACAAAATAACTGAAGTTGAATCTGAGTAGGGTTCTTTTTTCTTTGCTTATAAAAGTTAATATATGCCCTTTCTACATTACATGGGGAAGTATGTCGATATAAACTCTATAAAACATGAAGCCGAATTGCATCCAGATCAATCTACTATCTCCATTTCTCATTCATCATAATCTGTATGAGCTACATTTTATGACCAGCGTTGACTATTGAGTTCCATATGAAGGTAGCATACTTGGTTGATGTCATATGTTGTTCCTTATTTAAAATCTGTCTAATGAATTTGAATGTAATGTGACAGATCTCCCTATACCCTATGGGGTGGTATAAATCCTTCCACAGAGCATGCAAAGTCATTTTGGATCCATACATCTAACAAATATCAGTTGGTTGATCAAGTACTACTCTATTCACAATATTTAGAAACTTCACTTGTTCGCAGGGGAGGGGAGCAATCTGCAGGGCAAAGAGTTTAACCTAACGTTGCAATGGCACATAGTAATACACATTCTCCATTACTCTCGTGTTTATCTGTGAGCCTGCTAAGTCATTTGCAAGGTATTGTGCGAGGCCTTCAGTGTGCCTTTGTAAAGCAGATATAGAAGAAAATGCTGATCATCTGTCAGCAAAATATATAAGGCATACTTTCTATTTCTCAACCCTGCAGAAA
This DNA window, taken from Salvia splendens isolate huo1 chromosome 18, SspV2, whole genome shotgun sequence, encodes the following:
- the LOC121776858 gene encoding U-box domain-containing protein 44-like, which codes for MATGGVESKEVSLHALVKLSTFRGNKHLICGGGSISLVVKLLSSPHILPAVTARCAVILANLSANGRPALRALVGICQSEAGLVKSAVVSCSGISVVLALLDDSNQEIRELAINLVFLFSQHEPEGVVEYLLKPRRLEALVGFLENSEKGDMQRAAAGLLANLPKSETSLTEKLIELGGLKAIIQIIRSGTGEAKENALSALFRFTDPTNLKSQRVVVELDAFPPLTGLLRAGSVTASARAAALLGDLSMRTPELSDLHIKKHGWFWSCLPRAHAATCPAHGGSCSVSTAFCLLEGGALPDLVQVVQDKVHATAYEAIQTLSTLVQEDSPQRGAAVLHEYGAIGPTMEVLRWGSESLKTEALILLEKVFVSTEMVDLYSAMARAPLGQLASHSLCDERLLQRKAVKVLLLIERYSRSSTTSLVSTTAPVTD
- the LOC121777215 gene encoding uncharacterized protein LOC121777215 produces the protein HRARLEGAAVTAAERLPRCKAGAGVARDQRQEGPSTSVKCRHIVKEIQDVTREIGDSLAALSLANVEVLSGIFDQVHRLQHEMQRAEFEASHARLQIVDKLNQGISDQAFDKEFANDMLREIARAVGVPVEPSEISRELAGFKREKEEAENRKERAEVFFLEQVSNQYMQRVKVIERYDPREEYIEPFKAFYCCITRCVMADLVSLCTGTACEKLALEAWFQRGEKSDPETGEVLQDFSWRPDIQLRQSIQEWRELNYRLKIRSCKAMIASNKEDCVVEALDRMKDLVAENSINKDWISIGGLTEGVIALLESRITEAARKKVLVTLKDIIEGHARNKAIIIEKGGIEKIVLCLGQPLSLNRPLTVP